Proteins from a genomic interval of bacterium:
- a CDS encoding DUF4258 domain-containing protein: protein MRYEFLPHAKKRMAERAISRKLIVDALNFPTKIASDRRGRRLVKKLYTDKKKTRRLLLVAVEITDNIAKIITVIDTSKINKYLHEKEK, encoded by the coding sequence AATTTTTGCCTCATGCTAAAAAGAGAATGGCCGAGAGGGCTATTTCTAGAAAGCTGATTGTTGACGCTTTAAATTTTCCAACAAAAATTGCATCGGATAGGCGTGGTAGACGGTTAGTTAAAAAGCTGTATACTGATAAAAAGAAGACGCGGAGATTGTTATTGGTAGCCGTGGAAATAACCGATAATATTGCTAAAATCATAACGGTTATTGATACTTCCAAGATTAATAAATATCTACATGAAAAAGAAAAATAA
- a CDS encoding DUF2283 domain-containing protein, producing the protein MKKKNNIKVSYDKESEVLSMDFIRSKSSDSDINGNVVIDYDKNGRIVRLNIYGFSFDDFKENKEIIQDFARRVKTSVPAR; encoded by the coding sequence ATGAAAAAGAAAAATAACATCAAGGTTTCATACGATAAAGAAAGCGAAGTGCTTTCTATGGATTTTATTAGATCCAAAAGCTCCGATTCCGATATAAACGGCAACGTGGTGATTGATTACGATAAAAATGGCAGAATTGTCCGTCTCAACATTTATGGTTTTAGTTTTGACGATTTTAAAGAAAACAAAGAAATTATCCAAGATTTTGCCCGACGTGTAAAAACTTCAGTTCCCGCACGCTGA